A single genomic interval of Arthrobacter methylotrophus harbors:
- a CDS encoding uracil-DNA glycosylase, producing the protein MTIDWDEKRALLQEPNIAAVTQLCDELMAKRPGSSVPYIDPVHDEDECRIVTLQTSPGRTPTSGFVSHLNDDDAARRAQLIYDSAELDVRYVMPWNCYPWVRDVELPPALSAQEKTDGLRPFRQFLKINKRVSAVVAHGAETAAFLALFEKTYHSPLRQHGIKVYKASALGGRAFALSEAKQQELLAKNIETYRDAMQRAGIQHL; encoded by the coding sequence GTGACCATTGACTGGGACGAAAAAAGGGCCTTGCTACAGGAGCCCAATATTGCTGCCGTGACGCAGCTGTGCGACGAACTCATGGCCAAAAGACCTGGTTCTTCCGTGCCTTACATCGATCCGGTGCATGACGAGGACGAATGCCGGATTGTCACCCTGCAGACCAGCCCGGGCCGGACCCCTACCTCGGGTTTCGTTTCGCACCTCAACGACGACGACGCCGCCCGGCGTGCGCAACTCATCTATGACTCGGCGGAATTGGACGTCCGCTATGTCATGCCGTGGAACTGTTATCCATGGGTCCGTGACGTCGAACTGCCGCCGGCCCTCAGCGCACAGGAAAAGACCGATGGGCTCCGCCCGTTCCGCCAGTTCCTCAAAATCAACAAGAGGGTGTCCGCCGTCGTGGCGCATGGCGCAGAGACTGCGGCTTTTCTGGCGCTCTTCGAGAAGACCTACCATTCGCCGCTCCGGCAACACGGGATCAAGGTGTACAAAGCGAGCGCGCTCGGCGGACGGGCCTTTGCCCTGTCCGAGGCGAAGCAGCAGGAGCTCCTGGCCAAGAACATCGAAACCTACCGGGACGCCATGCAGCGGGCGGGTATCCAGCACCTATAG
- a CDS encoding flavin reductase family protein, whose protein sequence is MTQATVDGAASIKQAFAQFPSGVAAFSAMVGFAPEALVASSFTVGVSLEPPLVMFAVNNSSTTWPKLRSAPRLGVSILAQGQEAVCLQLSSRTEERFAGLATSTSDAGAVLIDGAALALECQVVSETPAGDHAIVVLEVKSVEINHDAEPLIYHGAGFRQLAA, encoded by the coding sequence ATGACCCAGGCAACGGTGGATGGAGCCGCTTCGATCAAACAGGCGTTCGCGCAATTTCCCTCAGGCGTGGCGGCGTTCAGCGCCATGGTTGGCTTCGCGCCGGAGGCCCTGGTGGCATCCAGCTTCACAGTGGGAGTCTCGCTCGAACCGCCGCTGGTCATGTTCGCGGTGAACAACTCCTCCACCACGTGGCCCAAACTCCGGAGCGCTCCTCGCCTAGGGGTTTCCATCCTGGCCCAGGGCCAGGAAGCCGTGTGCCTGCAGCTCTCCTCGCGGACGGAGGAGCGATTCGCGGGCCTTGCGACCTCCACGAGCGACGCCGGTGCGGTGTTGATCGACGGCGCGGCACTGGCGCTTGAATGCCAAGTGGTCTCCGAGACCCCTGCGGGCGACCACGCAATTGTGGTCCTCGAAGTGAAGTCCGTGGAAATCAACCACGACGCCGAGCCCCTCATCTACCACGGGGCCGGGTTCAGGCAACTGGCCGCCTGA
- a CDS encoding YchJ family protein: MPFDPARLRNGACPCLSGEQYIECCGRFHSGETDAPTAEQLMRSRYSAFAVLDSDYLLRTWHPDTRPAVLELDPDIEWRRLDIVATRDGGPLDGEGSVEFTAHYRSDGERGVQREVSRFLRIDRRWYYLDGEVG, translated from the coding sequence ATGCCATTCGATCCGGCCCGCCTACGCAACGGCGCCTGCCCTTGCCTGTCCGGCGAGCAGTACATAGAGTGCTGCGGACGCTTCCACAGCGGAGAGACCGATGCTCCGACGGCGGAGCAGCTCATGCGCTCCCGCTACTCGGCCTTCGCGGTCCTTGATAGCGACTACCTGCTGCGCACGTGGCACCCCGATACCAGACCTGCAGTACTGGAGCTGGATCCCGATATCGAATGGCGGCGACTGGACATCGTGGCAACGCGCGACGGCGGTCCCTTGGATGGTGAAGGATCCGTCGAGTTCACGGCGCACTACCGTTCCGACGGCGAACGCGGCGTCCAGCGTGAAGTCAGCCGCTTCCTGCGGATCGACCGGCGCTGGTACTACCTCGACGGCGAGGTCGGCTAG
- a CDS encoding aldo/keto reductase, with product MSLNELRTLGRTGALISPLTLGTLNLGTGSAPTGVEESIRIIHAALDAGITSVDTADIYSQGEAEAIVGRALHGRRDDVFLSTKFHGQMGPNPAHAGNSRRWIMKAVEGSLNRLQSDRIDLYQAHRPDYNTDVLETIMALNDLIRQGKILYYGTSVFTPAQLVEAQWIATTNHLVPPVVDQVPYSLLVRANERDVFPITQQYNLGVLSYGPLDGGWLSGNYRVGVPQPASSRALAVPGRFDVSAPFNRNKLLAADALARVAERHGLTLIQLAVGFALNHPAVSSVVIGPRTEEHLTDYLKAADVALTEAVLDAIDDIVAPGTNFLERDAGTVVPHLEFAELRRR from the coding sequence ATGAGCCTCAACGAGCTTCGAACCCTGGGACGCACAGGCGCCCTGATCAGCCCCCTTACCTTGGGCACCCTGAACCTTGGGACCGGTTCTGCACCCACGGGCGTCGAAGAAAGCATCCGCATTATCCATGCTGCCCTCGACGCCGGAATCACCAGCGTCGACACCGCGGACATCTATTCGCAAGGCGAGGCGGAAGCCATTGTGGGCCGGGCCCTCCATGGGCGGCGTGACGATGTTTTCCTTTCCACCAAGTTCCACGGACAAATGGGGCCGAATCCTGCGCACGCGGGGAATTCCCGGCGCTGGATCATGAAAGCCGTGGAGGGCAGCCTCAACCGCCTGCAGTCAGACAGGATCGACCTCTACCAAGCGCATCGCCCGGACTACAACACAGACGTCCTGGAAACCATCATGGCCCTCAACGACCTCATCCGGCAGGGCAAGATCCTCTATTACGGAACGTCGGTGTTCACGCCTGCGCAACTTGTCGAGGCACAATGGATCGCGACGACGAACCACCTCGTGCCGCCGGTAGTCGACCAAGTGCCCTATTCCTTGCTGGTGCGCGCCAACGAGCGGGATGTCTTTCCGATCACCCAGCAGTACAACCTTGGCGTGCTCAGCTACGGACCGCTCGACGGCGGCTGGCTCTCCGGGAACTACCGGGTGGGCGTTCCACAGCCAGCAAGCTCCCGGGCGTTGGCAGTTCCCGGGCGCTTCGACGTCTCGGCACCTTTCAACAGGAACAAGCTCCTGGCGGCCGATGCTCTGGCCCGCGTCGCCGAACGGCACGGACTCACCCTCATCCAATTGGCCGTCGGCTTCGCCCTCAACCATCCTGCCGTGAGCAGCGTGGTGATCGGTCCACGGACGGAGGAGCACTTGACCGACTACCTCAAGGCCGCAGACGTTGCCCTCACCGAAGCCGTCCTGGATGCCATTGATGACATCGTGGCCCCTGGCACGAATTTCCTGGAGCGGGACGCGGGAACCGTCGTCCCCCACCTTGAATTCGCGGAACTCCGACGCCGTTAG
- a CDS encoding FadR/GntR family transcriptional regulator, whose product MNLSDSRTAGQAATGQPAVSQKAATGQRTATSGAVPRAAQAARQSNPRPLARFSAAESVFSAIRQDIEDGTVEVGAKLNSEATLATQYGVSRSVIREALRSCNALGLTVTKTGKGTFVVADRVANDLALGQYSARDLNEARPHIEVPAAGLAAKRRTPEDLEHLKEIVESMLGETDPETWVGLDATFHSAIARASGNKVFESVVADIREALAHQSETLNMVADRQHASDNEHLRILEAIESGDATAAEAAMADHLSAVGVALDTILST is encoded by the coding sequence GTGAACCTGTCAGACAGCCGGACAGCCGGACAGGCCGCCACCGGACAGCCAGCCGTCAGCCAGAAAGCTGCGACTGGTCAGCGCACCGCCACAAGCGGCGCCGTCCCCCGAGCGGCCCAGGCGGCGAGGCAATCAAACCCCCGGCCCCTCGCCCGCTTCAGTGCTGCGGAATCGGTCTTCAGTGCCATCCGGCAGGACATCGAAGACGGAACCGTGGAAGTCGGAGCCAAGCTCAACTCCGAAGCCACCCTGGCCACGCAGTACGGGGTAAGCCGCTCGGTCATCCGCGAAGCATTGCGCTCCTGCAATGCGCTCGGACTGACGGTCACCAAGACCGGCAAAGGCACGTTCGTCGTCGCAGACCGGGTAGCCAATGACCTCGCACTCGGCCAGTATTCAGCCCGGGACCTCAACGAGGCCCGCCCACATATCGAAGTTCCCGCAGCCGGCCTGGCCGCAAAACGCCGCACCCCCGAAGACCTTGAACACCTCAAGGAAATCGTCGAGTCCATGCTCGGCGAGACAGATCCCGAGACCTGGGTAGGCCTCGACGCCACCTTCCATTCGGCCATCGCCCGCGCCAGTGGCAACAAGGTCTTCGAAAGCGTCGTCGCGGATATCCGCGAGGCACTGGCCCACCAATCCGAAACCCTGAACATGGTGGCCGACCGCCAGCACGCTTCAGACAACGAGCACCTCCGCATCCTCGAAGCCATCGAATCCGGCGACGCCACAGCCGCAGAAGCCGCGATGGCCGACCATCTCAGCGCCGTGGGCGTTGCGTTGGACACCATCCTCAGCACGTGA
- a CDS encoding fumarylacetoacetate hydrolase family protein, with amino-acid sequence MHVKFARLGPAGHEQPVVIATDAEDTEQYFDLRPLTADVDGAFLADGGIARTQEALDAGTLPPIQAEGLRVGAPVARPGAVVGIGLNYAAHAAESGATPPEVPVVFLKPSNTVTGPFDAAPIPPSSKKYDWEVELGIVIGREASYLSSTDEATACIAGYVLANDLSERELQLPGAAGQWTKGKTLPQSTPLGPWLVPAGEIDAAALRLRTWVNGEARQDSTTADLIFDPATLVHHLSQHMVLEPGDVIITGTPEGVALSGRFPYIQPGDVVEIEIEGLGRQRKAFHQAT; translated from the coding sequence ATGCACGTGAAATTCGCCCGTTTAGGACCGGCCGGCCACGAGCAGCCGGTGGTCATCGCCACCGATGCCGAGGACACCGAGCAGTACTTCGATCTGCGTCCGCTCACGGCAGACGTCGACGGCGCGTTCCTCGCCGACGGCGGCATCGCCAGGACGCAAGAAGCGCTCGACGCCGGAACGTTGCCCCCGATTCAAGCTGAAGGGCTGCGTGTCGGCGCCCCGGTTGCCCGGCCAGGCGCCGTCGTCGGGATTGGACTGAACTACGCAGCACACGCCGCGGAGTCTGGAGCCACACCGCCGGAAGTACCGGTTGTCTTCCTGAAACCCTCGAACACCGTGACGGGTCCGTTCGACGCCGCCCCCATCCCGCCGTCGTCGAAGAAGTACGACTGGGAAGTGGAACTCGGCATCGTCATCGGACGGGAAGCCTCATACCTCTCCAGCACGGACGAAGCCACGGCGTGCATCGCCGGCTACGTCCTTGCCAACGACTTGTCAGAACGCGAACTCCAGCTCCCGGGCGCCGCCGGGCAATGGACCAAGGGCAAGACGCTCCCGCAATCCACTCCCCTGGGGCCGTGGCTGGTTCCTGCTGGCGAGATAGACGCAGCCGCGCTCCGCCTGCGCACCTGGGTGAATGGCGAGGCCCGCCAAGACTCCACCACAGCTGACCTGATTTTCGATCCTGCCACCCTTGTCCACCACCTGAGCCAGCACATGGTGCTTGAGCCCGGGGACGTCATCATCACGGGTACGCCCGAAGGCGTGGCATTGTCCGGCCGCTTCCCGTATATCCAGCCGGGGGACGTTGTCGAGATTGAAATAGAAGGACTCGGGCGCCAGCGCAAGGCGTTCCACCAGGCAACGTAA
- a CDS encoding amino acid permease, which produces MTNAPITDHTVPQQAHASEKLLHAEDKGYHKSLKPRQIQMIAIGGAIGTGLFLGAGGRLNAAGPSLVIAYAVCGFFAFLILRALGELVLHRPSSGSFVSYAREFFGEKAAFVSGWFYWINWATTTIVDITAAALYMNFFGKYVPWMGVVPQWTWALIALLVVLSLNLVSVKVFGEMEFYFALIKVAALVAFLLVGTFFVIFGTPVPGQEVGFSLLTDHGGIFPNGILPMIILMQGVLFAYASIELVGTAAGETENPEKIMPKAINSVVFRIAVFYVGSVILLALLLPYTSYEKGVSPFVTFFGHIGIQGVDVIMNLVVLTAALSSLNAGLYSTGRILRSMSVAGSAPKFAQRMNKAGVPYGGIAITAGVSLLGVPLNYLVPAQAFEIVLNVASVGIVVTWATIVLCQMQLKRWADKGWLKRPSFRMFGAPYTGYLSLLFLAGVLVMVFIDSPLTMLVTAIACALMVVGWYACRKQIHELAAARADASTSVPPPN; this is translated from the coding sequence ATGACTAATGCACCCATCACGGACCACACGGTCCCGCAACAGGCGCACGCTAGTGAAAAACTGCTTCACGCCGAGGACAAGGGCTACCACAAGAGCCTGAAGCCGCGCCAGATCCAGATGATCGCGATCGGTGGTGCTATCGGCACTGGTCTTTTCCTGGGCGCCGGCGGCCGGCTCAACGCTGCGGGTCCCTCGCTCGTCATCGCTTACGCGGTCTGCGGCTTTTTTGCCTTCCTGATCCTGCGTGCGCTCGGCGAGCTCGTACTGCACCGCCCGTCGTCGGGCTCCTTCGTCTCCTACGCCCGGGAGTTCTTCGGCGAGAAGGCTGCGTTTGTGTCCGGCTGGTTCTACTGGATCAACTGGGCCACTACCACCATCGTGGACATCACCGCCGCGGCCCTCTACATGAACTTCTTCGGCAAATACGTCCCGTGGATGGGCGTCGTTCCGCAGTGGACCTGGGCCTTGATTGCCTTGCTTGTAGTCCTGAGCCTGAATCTGGTTTCCGTCAAGGTATTCGGCGAAATGGAGTTCTACTTCGCGCTCATCAAGGTAGCCGCGCTGGTGGCTTTCCTGTTGGTCGGCACCTTCTTCGTCATCTTCGGTACGCCGGTACCGGGCCAGGAGGTCGGCTTCAGCCTCCTCACGGACCACGGCGGCATTTTCCCCAACGGCATCCTGCCGATGATCATCCTGATGCAGGGTGTGCTCTTTGCCTACGCTTCGATCGAGCTTGTGGGCACCGCGGCCGGCGAGACCGAAAACCCCGAGAAGATCATGCCCAAGGCCATCAACTCCGTAGTCTTCCGTATCGCGGTCTTCTACGTCGGTTCCGTCATCCTTCTGGCCTTGCTCCTGCCGTACACCTCGTACGAGAAGGGCGTCAGTCCGTTCGTGACGTTCTTCGGCCACATCGGCATCCAGGGCGTGGACGTGATTATGAACCTTGTGGTCCTCACGGCTGCGCTGTCCTCGCTGAACGCCGGGCTGTACTCCACCGGTCGCATCCTGCGCTCCATGTCCGTGGCTGGATCGGCTCCGAAGTTCGCCCAGCGCATGAACAAGGCGGGTGTCCCCTACGGTGGCATCGCGATCACCGCCGGTGTCTCCTTGCTCGGTGTTCCCCTGAACTACCTCGTTCCGGCGCAGGCGTTCGAGATCGTGCTCAACGTCGCTTCCGTGGGCATCGTCGTCACGTGGGCCACGATCGTCCTGTGCCAGATGCAGCTCAAGCGCTGGGCGGACAAGGGCTGGCTGAAACGTCCGTCCTTCCGGATGTTCGGCGCCCCGTATACCGGTTACCTCTCGCTGCTGTTCCTTGCGGGTGTGTTGGTGATGGTGTTTATAGACTCCCCGCTCACCATGTTGGTCACGGCGATTGCTTGCGCCCTCATGGTGGTTGGCTGGTATGCGTGCCGCAAGCAAATCCATGAGCTCGCCGCGGCCCGCGCCGATGCCTCCACGAGCGTTCCCCCACCCAACTGA
- a CDS encoding asparaginase → MPETIEPGNTTLQATPRHVPLAEQTRDGLVESVHYGSLIAVGPDGETLIEAGEPDAAFYPRSSLKPLQAVAMVRAGLRLPENLLALTAASHSGATMHLEGAARILEMHGLDVSALENSTDLPYGTAEREEWLRAGGKPTQLAQNCSGKHAAMAATCVINDWPVQGYLHPGHPLQVLVRDTITELTGEDAAAVSTDGCGTPLFAHSLRGMARAYGRMAAADNKGAEGQVAHAMRAFPQMVAGEGRDVTAIMRAVPGLLAKDGFEGLQLIGLRNGTGVAIKISDGGDRARMPVTVRVLEALGLDGGQLATLASPPVLGGGRPVGVLRAANFLASN, encoded by the coding sequence ATGCCGGAAACCATCGAGCCCGGAAACACCACTCTCCAGGCAACTCCGCGCCACGTGCCGCTCGCGGAACAAACCCGCGACGGCCTCGTGGAGAGCGTTCACTACGGATCCCTCATCGCCGTCGGGCCAGACGGTGAGACCCTCATCGAAGCAGGCGAGCCCGACGCCGCGTTCTACCCACGGTCCTCCCTCAAACCGCTGCAGGCGGTCGCGATGGTCCGCGCCGGACTCAGGCTTCCGGAGAACCTCCTCGCCCTCACCGCGGCAAGCCACTCAGGCGCCACGATGCACCTCGAAGGCGCCGCCCGCATCCTCGAAATGCACGGCTTGGACGTGAGCGCCTTGGAAAACAGCACAGACCTCCCCTATGGCACAGCCGAGCGCGAAGAGTGGCTCCGCGCCGGCGGCAAGCCCACGCAGCTCGCGCAGAACTGTTCAGGAAAGCACGCGGCCATGGCCGCTACCTGCGTGATCAACGACTGGCCTGTCCAGGGCTATCTGCACCCCGGGCATCCCCTCCAGGTCCTCGTGAGGGACACCATCACCGAGCTCACGGGTGAAGACGCGGCCGCCGTCAGCACGGACGGTTGCGGCACGCCGCTCTTCGCCCACAGCCTGCGCGGAATGGCCCGCGCCTATGGCCGCATGGCTGCGGCGGACAACAAGGGCGCGGAAGGCCAAGTCGCCCACGCGATGCGCGCCTTCCCCCAGATGGTGGCCGGAGAGGGCCGCGACGTCACGGCGATCATGCGCGCGGTTCCGGGCTTGCTCGCCAAGGACGGGTTCGAAGGCCTTCAGCTGATCGGCTTGCGGAACGGCACCGGCGTCGCCATCAAGATCTCCGACGGCGGGGACCGCGCCCGAATGCCCGTCACCGTGCGCGTCCTCGAGGCCTTGGGGCTCGACGGCGGCCAGCTCGCCACGCTTGCCAGCCCACCTGTGTTGGGCGGCGGCCGCCCGGTGGGCGTGTTGCGCGCCGCGAACTTCCTCGCATCCAACTGA
- a CDS encoding RNA-binding S4 domain-containing protein, translating to MTSLPTSAQASKTGNVRIDAWLWAIRAYKTRSAATTACRAGHVRINGNPVKASQSVIIGDTIRVRQSGFERILEVRRLIAKRVGAEAASHCFTDHTPERPAAPALGLPQRDRGAGRPTKKDRREMERLKGQ from the coding sequence ATGACTAGCCTTCCGACTTCCGCCCAAGCATCAAAAACCGGCAATGTGCGCATCGACGCCTGGCTTTGGGCCATCCGCGCCTACAAGACCCGTTCCGCGGCCACCACCGCCTGCCGGGCAGGACACGTACGAATCAACGGGAACCCGGTCAAAGCCTCGCAGTCGGTGATTATCGGCGACACCATCCGGGTCCGCCAGTCCGGCTTCGAACGCATCCTCGAGGTTCGCCGTCTCATTGCCAAAAGGGTAGGTGCCGAGGCAGCGTCCCACTGCTTCACCGACCACACCCCGGAGAGGCCCGCGGCCCCGGCCCTCGGACTTCCGCAGCGCGATCGCGGCGCGGGACGGCCCACCAAGAAGGACCGGCGCGAAATGGAGAGGCTGAAGGGGCAGTAG
- a CDS encoding aspartate ammonia-lyase, which translates to MTTAVQTTTTPAFRSEHDLLGDRDVPADAYWGVHTLRAIENFPITGQPLASNANLVKGLAAVKLAAARTNRELGLLDAERADAIEQACQDILGGKLHEQFMVDVIQGGAGTSSNMNANEVIANRALEILGHPKGDYARLHPNDHVNLSQSTNDVYPTAVNLATIFSVQGLLAALQELEVAFAEKGQEFRTVVKMGRTQLQDAVPMTLGQEFGGYAVTVGEDRARLAESQLLIHEINLGATAIGTGLNAPVGYAATACRHLGQITGLPLVTAVDLIEATQDVGAFVHLSGVLKRVAVKLSKICNDLRLLSSGPRAGLGEINLPAVQSGSSIMPGKINPVIPEVVSQVAYEVIGNDVTVTMAAEAGQLQLNAFEPIIVHSLHKSISHLEAACRTLTSRCIRGITANTEHLRLTVEQSIGLVTALNPHIGYSSATAIAQEALASGKGVAELVLEHGLLTSKQLDELLRPERLANLSK; encoded by the coding sequence ATGACAACCGCCGTGCAAACCACCACAACTCCGGCGTTCCGCTCGGAACACGATCTCCTCGGCGACCGAGACGTCCCCGCGGATGCCTACTGGGGCGTACACACGCTGCGTGCCATCGAGAACTTCCCCATCACCGGCCAACCACTGGCCAGCAACGCCAACCTCGTCAAGGGCCTCGCGGCAGTCAAGCTTGCCGCCGCACGGACCAACCGCGAACTCGGCCTCCTCGACGCAGAGCGGGCAGACGCCATCGAGCAAGCCTGCCAGGACATCCTCGGCGGCAAGCTCCATGAGCAATTCATGGTGGACGTCATTCAGGGCGGGGCCGGCACCAGTTCCAACATGAACGCCAATGAGGTCATCGCCAACCGGGCCCTCGAAATCCTGGGACACCCCAAAGGCGACTACGCCAGGCTGCACCCGAACGATCACGTCAACCTCAGCCAGTCCACCAACGACGTCTATCCCACGGCCGTCAACCTGGCCACTATTTTTTCGGTCCAGGGCCTCCTCGCCGCGCTCCAAGAACTCGAAGTGGCTTTTGCGGAAAAGGGTCAGGAATTCCGCACAGTGGTCAAGATGGGCCGCACCCAGCTCCAGGACGCCGTCCCCATGACCCTCGGCCAGGAGTTCGGCGGCTACGCCGTGACGGTTGGCGAGGACCGGGCACGACTCGCGGAGTCCCAACTGCTGATCCACGAAATCAACCTGGGCGCCACCGCCATCGGCACCGGGTTGAACGCCCCTGTTGGATACGCGGCGACAGCGTGCCGGCACTTGGGCCAGATCACGGGACTGCCGCTGGTGACCGCCGTCGACCTCATCGAGGCGACCCAGGATGTAGGCGCCTTCGTCCACCTCTCCGGCGTGCTCAAGCGTGTCGCCGTCAAGCTTTCCAAGATTTGCAACGACCTCCGCTTGCTGTCCTCCGGACCGCGAGCGGGACTGGGCGAGATCAACCTCCCGGCTGTGCAGTCGGGATCGTCCATCATGCCAGGCAAGATCAATCCGGTGATCCCGGAAGTGGTCAGCCAGGTGGCCTATGAGGTCATCGGCAACGACGTCACAGTCACCATGGCCGCAGAAGCAGGCCAGCTCCAACTGAACGCCTTCGAACCAATCATTGTCCACAGCCTCCACAAGAGCATCTCCCATCTGGAAGCCGCGTGCCGCACACTCACGTCACGCTGCATCCGGGGCATCACCGCGAACACCGAACACCTGCGTCTCACCGTAGAGCAGTCGATCGGACTCGTCACGGCCCTCAATCCACACATCGGCTATTCCTCCGCAACTGCCATCGCCCAGGAAGCACTGGCAAGCGGCAAGGGTGTGGCCGAGCTCGTTCTTGAGCACGGATTGCTGACCTCGAAGCAGCTCGACGAACTGCTTCGTCCCGAACGTCTCGCCAACCTCAGTAAATAA
- a CDS encoding glycosyltransferase: MEEQPLVKIRLILPANVHHRSGGNIYNARLAQSLRSLGAEVLIHELDGGWPSGSSADRRLLADALAGDEVHVRIIDGLIAAGGPAEIEAATAAGHRVWVLLHMAPTEEQPQGSGGLGAATGILCTASGTAEAVRQRGRSNVHVASPGVDRVEELRALPSARRASAAPHFIVVGALLPNKDQILFVEALARIKELPWTAALVGSTEADRSYAEAVQDRISHHGLEKRVEITGELFGSALDGQWRCADLSLLISRSESFGMVVLESLAHGIPVVVRKGTGAVEALGAYGAGEAIDLTAGLDPLEQFLRTWLSDATLRRKWWDAAASASHALPRWEDTARRVLGVVTGP, translated from the coding sequence ATGGAGGAACAGCCCTTGGTCAAGATCCGCCTGATTTTGCCCGCAAATGTGCACCATCGTTCCGGGGGAAACATCTACAACGCGAGGCTGGCTCAATCTCTTCGCTCCCTAGGCGCGGAAGTTTTGATCCACGAGCTCGACGGCGGGTGGCCGTCCGGATCCTCCGCAGACAGGCGTCTTCTTGCTGACGCGCTCGCCGGGGACGAGGTGCACGTTCGTATTATCGACGGCCTGATTGCGGCAGGCGGCCCAGCGGAAATCGAGGCCGCAACCGCTGCAGGGCACCGCGTGTGGGTTTTGCTCCACATGGCACCTACGGAGGAGCAGCCACAGGGGTCAGGTGGACTCGGCGCAGCGACGGGCATTCTCTGCACCGCCTCCGGAACCGCCGAGGCCGTCAGGCAGCGGGGCCGGAGCAACGTGCACGTGGCGAGCCCCGGTGTAGACCGCGTGGAGGAGCTGCGGGCGTTGCCGAGCGCGCGACGGGCTTCGGCGGCACCGCATTTCATCGTTGTGGGTGCGCTGCTCCCCAATAAGGACCAGATCCTTTTTGTCGAAGCGCTCGCCCGGATCAAGGAGCTGCCATGGACCGCGGCGCTTGTGGGCTCAACGGAAGCGGACCGCTCCTACGCCGAAGCCGTGCAAGACCGCATTTCCCACCACGGACTCGAAAAGCGGGTGGAAATAACCGGCGAACTTTTCGGATCGGCTTTGGACGGACAGTGGCGCTGCGCGGACCTCAGCCTGTTGATTTCACGCTCGGAGTCCTTCGGCATGGTCGTTCTGGAATCCCTGGCCCACGGGATACCAGTAGTGGTCCGCAAAGGAACCGGCGCAGTGGAGGCGCTCGGGGCCTACGGGGCAGGCGAAGCCATCGACCTCACGGCAGGACTCGACCCCTTGGAACAGTTTCTTCGGACATGGCTCAGCGATGCGACCCTGCGGCGGAAGTGGTGGGACGCGGCCGCGTCGGCTAGCCATGCGCTGCCGCGATGGGAAGACACAGCACGGCGGGTCCTTGGCGTCGTCACGGGGCCGTAA